The Tessaracoccus timonensis sequence CACCGGGTGAGTCGGGTCCAGGTGAGGTCGGTGTCGCCGGCGGTGTGATGCCGGGCCCGGTTTCTGAGCGCCGCCTGTGGGTCGGCGCAGCCGGCGGCGTCCGTGATGCGTCGATCCGCGAGTTGGCCGATGGGATCTTGCGCCAGGTCGTCGGGCCCTTCGTGGGGCCACCACACGACGGTGGGGGAGTCGGGAAGCAGCAGCGGCAGCAACATCACATTGGCGCGTTCGCGCAGCCCGCCGCGCAGGGTGAGGGTGATGAGGTCGCCGGGGAGCCCGTCGCCGACCTCGACGGTGGCATCCATCGAAGGGCCTCCGTCGCTGTTGGCGTCGGTGACGACGATCACCCTCGACGGATGTGCGTAGGCGGAGGCTTTCGCGGCGTGGATGGCGTCGTCGAAGTGCGCGTCGTCGGTGGCGATGATGAGGGTCAGCACGAGGCCGCTCGCGCCCGCCCCGCGGTGCGCCTTCGTGAGCGCGGCGGAGATTTCTCTCGACGTGGTGTCTGGCAGTTCGATAATCATGACGTTGCTCCTACGGGCGTCGCCAGGCGCGGCCATCGCCGGCGAGCATGTCGTGGGCGGATGAAGGGCCCCAGGTGCCGGGCTCGTATTGTTCGGGCTGATCGTCGAGCGAGGCCCAGTACTCGAGCACCGGGTCGAGGATGCGCCAGCTGAGCTCCACCTCTTCCTGCTGCGGGAACAGCGGTGGCTCGCCGAGCAGCACGTCGAGAATGAGGCGCTCGTAGGCTTCCGGGGATGATTCGGTGAAGGAGCCGCCGTAGCCGAAGTCCATCGACACCTCGCGGATCTCCATCTGCGTGCCGGGCACCTTGGCGCCGAAGCGGAGGGTGACGCCCTCGTCGGGCTGGATACGCAGTACCAGTGCGTTGGTGCCGAGTTTCGCGGTATCGGTGCTTGTGAATGGCAGATGTGGGGGCTGCTTGAAGTTCAGCGCCACCTCTGTCACGCGTCGCGGCATGCGCTTGCCGGTGCGGAGGTAGAAGGGCACGCCGGCCCAGCGTCGGTTGTCGATGTCGACGCGAATTGCGGCGAACGTTTCGGTGTTGGAACTGGGGTCTACGCCGTCTTCCTCGATGTAGCCGAGCACTTCCTTGCCGCCTTGCCAGCCGCCGGCATACTGTCCGCGGGCGGTGTGTTTGGCGTAGTCCTTGGGGACGCTTGCTGCGGCGAGGACCTTCTTCTTCTCCGTGCGCAGCTGGGCGGCGTCGAAGTTCGTCGGGTCCTCCATCGCGGCGAGCGCGAGCAGCTGGAGAAGGTGGTTTTGCATCACGTCGCGGGCGATGCCGATGCCGTCGAAGTACCCCGCACGGCCACCGATGCCGATGTCTTCGGCCATCGTGATCTCCACGTGGCTGACGTAGTGGTTGTTCCACACGGGTTCGAAGAGCTGATTCGCGAACCGCAGCGCCAGGATGTTCTGCACGGTCTCCTTACCCAGGTAGTGGTCGATGCGGAACACATCCTGGGGCGCGAAGAGGTCTGAGACGACGGCGTCGAGCTCCTTCGCAGACTCGAGGTCGTGGCCGAAGGGTTTCTCGATCACGACACGGTGCCAGCTCTCGTCGCTCTGTTCCACCAGGCCGTGCGAGCGCAGCTGCTGCATCACGGGCTCGAAGCCCGACGGCGGGATGGAGAGGTAGAAGGCGTGGTTGCCACCGGTGCCGCGCTCGGTGTCGAGTTCGGTGAGGGTTTCCCGCAGGCGCTCGAAGGCGTCGTCGGAATCGAAGGTGCCGCTCACGAACCGGATGCCCTCGAGCAGCTGCTCCCATACCTCTTCGCGGAACTCGGTGCGGGCGTGCTCTTTGACGGCGTCGTGCACGACCTGCGCGAAGTCTTGGTCTTCCCACTCGCGACGAGCGAAGCCCACCAGGCCGAAGCCCGGCGGGAGCAGGCCTCGGTTGGCCAGGTCGTAGACAGCTGGCATGAGCTTCTTGC is a genomic window containing:
- a CDS encoding glucose-6-phosphate dehydrogenase assembly protein OpcA is translated as MIIELPDTTSREISAALTKAHRGAGASGLVLTLIIATDDAHFDDAIHAAKASAYAHPSRVIVVTDANSDGGPSMDATVEVGDGLPGDLITLTLRGGLRERANVMLLPLLLPDSPTVVWWPHEGPDDLAQDPIGQLADRRITDAAGCADPQAALRNRARHHTAGDTDLTWTRLTRWRALLVAAVDQVASPVRSARVVSAHDNAPATLLATWLSNKLGIEVERIDGDGIGVIEVVLSTDAGDISIRRPGNTTAEYTVPGQPPRKVALRRRPLTDLLTEELQRLDPDQVFEDTVAHLLSQQGEH
- the zwf gene encoding glucose-6-phosphate dehydrogenase; its protein translation is MRDSDDRRLPRIAEPCVLVIFGVTGDLSRKKLMPAVYDLANRGLLPPGFGLVGFARREWEDQDFAQVVHDAVKEHARTEFREEVWEQLLEGIRFVSGTFDSDDAFERLRETLTELDTERGTGGNHAFYLSIPPSGFEPVMQQLRSHGLVEQSDESWHRVVIEKPFGHDLESAKELDAVVSDLFAPQDVFRIDHYLGKETVQNILALRFANQLFEPVWNNHYVSHVEITMAEDIGIGGRAGYFDGIGIARDVMQNHLLQLLALAAMEDPTNFDAAQLRTEKKKVLAAASVPKDYAKHTARGQYAGGWQGGKEVLGYIEEDGVDPSSNTETFAAIRVDIDNRRWAGVPFYLRTGKRMPRRVTEVALNFKQPPHLPFTSTDTAKLGTNALVLRIQPDEGVTLRFGAKVPGTQMEIREVSMDFGYGGSFTESSPEAYERLILDVLLGEPPLFPQQEEVELSWRILDPVLEYWASLDDQPEQYEPGTWGPSSAHDMLAGDGRAWRRP